Genomic segment of Arachis stenosperma cultivar V10309 chromosome 4, arast.V10309.gnm1.PFL2, whole genome shotgun sequence:
AGTCACCCTTCAAGCTCTGCACTCATCAAGGTTAATGGACATCGTTTGAAACTCTACCATGGTGAGAAGGTGACAAAAACAAGGAGTTAGATATCTTCCTCTTGGAGGATCCACTCACAGCAGAAAACTGAGCTaatggagcgtccaacttaaggacgttaaagcaaagtactaggtgggagacaacccaccatggtatgattgttcctttctttactcttagttttctttttcaataactcttctcatTATTAGCACATTTAGTTTGCATCTgcattttcataaaaaaaaagagaagaagaaatcacaCGCGACGCGCCagcgtcactgacgcgtccgcgtcgaatgtgcattggaaagaaagaaaattggaCAGAGAGTTGCGCAGGAATGTGGCTGGAGGCATGCCTTTGGCACAATttgatccacgcgaccgcgtggatgacgcaATCACTTCATTTGTAAATTGGCATCCCCACGCGTCTGCGTTGACTACGCGAAAGCGTGGCTCTGCAATTTGACATAAAAAGGGTgaatggccgaaagttgagctggacTTGGGCTGCACTTGTGCTAGTCGCAGAAGCCCTGCCACGCGAATACGTGCCCCACGCATTCGCGCCGTTATTTCCAtctggccatccacgcgatcgcgtccaccacgcgatcgcgtcaccccaaattttggcaaaacataatttaaatagagagttgtgcgagcgcgaagctgccctcgcgccactaGCGCAAATCATGTCATGTGTCCACATGaccgacgcatccgcgtcaccTCACTTAAGGGCTTTCCACGcaaccgcgtgccccacgcatcCGTGTTGCTTGCGCCGCCCAACTCATTCAAATCTACCAgattatcttttcttttctcatcccattcctattttatttctccccttccttcttcctcccttctttctctcttctacccccttctctcccaccaccattatcaaggtttttcttctctcttctttcctccttactttttcattcttctttttattttcatgttttctttttctttctcttctactttccctatccatgttttctttttcttttcttattcctcctattggtgttggaattttatttgggtcattatttttatatgttgctTATGGATTGTTTGGGACTTgtttaacaattatatattatttttttagggTCACTTGTAtgttcaaaattaatttttccataccttatttaacatgcatgctatgtgtttgtgaaaatgcccatatggcattttgcactatttttagatttcttttaaaTCTACTACTCCaaatgcctgcttttcacaaaatcccttttatattttattcattaaatataattgtttttacaaaaatattattagtttgaagacttggtaatctaatttggacattgaatgcttgatctatgctactcatgccctttgccggcatgccaataaacaccttgcatttaattgtcatcccatgtagtcatgaccatgtgttcacatcattatccattcctgtgcattgattaccacctttcccaTTCTTTTCCTTGATATAACCCTTGCATTATTTATGTCTTTACCGTTCCTtctcaggatggccaccaagaaaggcaaggagAAACCTACCCCCAAATCCATAGCAAGGAagggaacaaaaagagcattagtggcagagccttcttcaactgcagtcaagccctcaacaaaaagaattaaaaggattataaaggttgttcaaaaggagagagccttcccagcaaaggacactgcacgatttCTCAATCgttactgtgagcagatgttccctattctggcagctcggaattacaacaatgaacaccttcttatctTTCCACCGCGTATTGCCAAATTTATTGAGCCAAAAATTGCACAAAGACATTGGGGATTCCTACAGAGACAGCCACGACAGGTTAATCTctcttgggtagttgagttctactctAACTTGCACCTGCCGACCCTGCAGTCTATTTACATCtgtcagaagcaagtccccattacagaagaggccattcagcaagccttagatcttccccctgctccagaaggattggacgctTTTCAAGAAGTCGCACTCAAGCGCCAGGCGTACAAATTTGACTGGGACACTATTCTCAGAGTTATCGCACAACCTGGCAGcaaatggatcttcggataccatcATTCCCGTCCTAAGGGAATCCCGGCTTCTGCACTCACTTTAaaggctcacgtatgggcacagattatgtcccattacgtcttcccGAGCACTTATAAGTCCTCCTTCATcgcagacatggccgttctactatggtacatcctcacagaccagcctctaAATTTACCGAGACACATTCGGAATGCTATGGGACATGTGCAAATTGCGGGTAACCTACCTTTCCCCGCCTTAGTCTCAGATCttgtctcagcagccggagtctcctacagagctggggacaccaaagccatacttccacgggatgatcagtacgtccctaacaggagatatctcaggccaccacttgccactaccagccagtccacagAAGATGTTGCAGTTCCTCCACCATCTACTAGTCAGCTGCTGCATCAAATACTGAAGAGGTTGGACCAACAAGACCAGAAAGTAAAGCTCCGAGAGTGCCACAACCACCGCCGATTCAAATACCTCAAGTAGCTACTCACAGGCAACCATAGACCTAACGAGGACCCAGGcactccggactccacttcctttaccagcacagggagccatgacagtcccgactgtggagatactgccaccagcccaccccagttcctgacagatggcaccgaggacggtgcaaaaccttaagtgtggggaggtcggtcagtacctgacttccggaggtaattctTTCCCCCTAACAccaatttctttcttctttagtataggatagattgcatattAGTAGGTTatttgcatgcatgttctacctgattaaaaagacaataagtttcttttaagaccatatattttttttgaaaatttcactaatttaaatcaaaatatttatgttaaatttgtttgaagttgaaatttgaacataattttttagctaaaagaacacacaacccgtgagaccttgagcctaaatacatggttacactttttaaccataaacatttttttcttatgtgttaacttctctatgattgtaatctgaattttgttttatcctatatgtccaaaATTAATGTGTTATttgcatgcatatgattgaggccattgtttgtttAACACACATATCCCAAATAAGGCAACccttttaattacctttgttaactACTTTGAGCCGTTTTTAATCCCATTCGTTCTATATtgtaccacattactagccttaagcggaaaacaattgaaaatcccaattgaatctttggttagcttaagatagaatttgtGTGTTAACTGAGTATGGGAAAGTTATGGGAATAAAGGGAAATAGAAAATATGTCATAATAGAATAAAAGGAATTTGGATACCTATTCATGTGAAATCATAAAAGGAAATtacaaatctatgtgcattgataagctatacaaaaaaatttttttctttattttagtaaataaggggacaaaattatcCCAATAATAAGTCAAAAGTTTaaataatcaatgcacatatgataaaattaaaataaaggttgatacatgaatatggaatgtgaaaagaaaattctgggtagctaagatgaatgttgaaattatatagagtatatgtatgttaggtaGGAGCTTGGGTTGATTAAAGATTCAATatataagctcacttagccatatgtgTATCCTCACTTTTatcttagccccattacaaccatgaaaaaacctcatgatgtttgcattggcattttaaaattgttgattgattaggtgaaaaacaaaatttttgaaagcatgattagagaatgATAGAGTTATTACCCCATATAATAGAGATGATTAGAGTGCACATACACCAacagtaagggttcaatgctcaATCCTGTATTCCCTGCTTTCAcaagctatcttcttacaaatttATCTGCTTTTAcaatatgatttgaattagtgaaatctgccccatgttttgtcttagagaacttatctatttttaatcatgtagacaaactcatatagttgcattcatatgtatataggttgcattgcattacATGAGTTTTACATGTTCCTATTCATTCATATTTATCTCTTTcaacttagcatgaggacatgctaatgtttaagtgtggggaggttgataaaccactattttatgattcatattgtgtttaattgtatggttttatcaagtctttgcccacttattcatatgatttgcatgtatttacaattccttcctaaaaatatcctatgattaaaaacttgcttcctaaaatcttttagttatatatttttatcttcctttgtaccattcgatgtcgtgatctgtgtgttaagtgtttcaggcttcatagggcaggaatggcataaggaatgaagaggaagcgtgcaaaaatggaaggaacacaaagaattgaggagatgaccagcgagaagtcacgcggtcgcgtggctGACGCGACCGCGAGAAACGGaagaaatcacagtgacgcgctcgcgtgcctgacgcaaccgcgtggattggaagctgcacgaatgaCGCGAATGCATGGacaacgcgcacgcgtggtacgagaaacgctgagtgacgcgaacgcgtggacgacgcggccgcatgacgtgcgcgatctgtagAATTTCAGAAGTCGCTGGTAGAGTTTCTGGGCCGTATTTCAACCTAGTTTTCGGActagaaacacagattagagcgAGGGAACATGCAAAGACAAAGGAACAACATTCATTCcgcataatttttattttttagatctgaatttactCCTCCCTTAGGTTTCTCACTTGAACATTCATAATTAGGATTTTGaagattttggctttagcttttgagaagagtctacctccggtactagtcactatagtttgttatttacttttcatttattcttccatattcttaattcctccagagttgacattggattattttcacaAGTTAGTAATAcagaactatttttatttttaattaatcccttttattattatttattatgtcattttttattttcccCATTGATTCTATGAAGtctataattatgatgagtgagtagttccataacttgattgggagatgaTTGAAAGGAAACCTTGAGTTGGATTACTCAAGAGaaaaattgtaattgggtttattgttggatcaCCCTCTAGTCATTGACACTAGTCCTTTCCACGGGAGAGGATTAGAACTTGTGACTAGAAATAACtttccaacttgcttgactttcctttacctagtaagggataactaagcAGAACAACCTTCAATaatcaattaatcttgagagtacttcaacaagaatagggcttccaactaatctactcccagtcaaggcttttatttaaattatctaaattctctgatttaatttcctgtttatcaactcaactatttttgaaaacacctgattaataaaatagcacatctttctgcaactcgttgggaaaTGACCTGGAATTCATACTCctagtattttaatttcaatattgtgacaatccttctaaattgataagcggattttcggctggttaaggactgtacttgcaacgtatctcttataataatttcttaactcCCCAATTTTCACCACGTCAATAATCACCAAGTATCCTCCTTGcgcctccaccattgttattgggttaGGCCATGTCTCtctctttttcgagattctctgtaaggttttctctcgattgttgtgccttagcttctcttagctttttcttcagagtcctttcaggttcaggatctgcttcaacaagaatgtccttgtctttgctcctgctcatatgaaaaagaagagaacagaaaagaagatgaatcctctatgtcacagtatagagattcctttatatgagtagaagaagaaaagaaatagaagagggaggaaaaaaattcaaacatagaggagaagagagagtttgaatttttagatgaagagaagtgttagtaattaactAAGTAAATAGAAGGAGGTGGGAgagagagaatttcgaaaattatttttgaaaaatagttagtgattttcgaaaattaagagaagaaataaaattaaaattaaaatttgagacAATTAGTTAagtaaaaagaattttgaaaaaggatgagggattttcgaaaattagagagagaaaagtagttaggtggttttgaaaaagataagaaacaaacaaaaagtcaattagttagttgaaaaagatttgaaaatcaattttgaaaagataagaagttataaaagattttgaaatcaaatttttgaaaaagatatgatttaaaagatatgattgaagagatattttgaaaaagatttgatttttaaaattaaaatttgattacttgactaacaagaaactaaaagatatgattctagaatttaaagattgaatcttccttaataagaaagtaacaaacttcaaatttttaaatcaatcacattaattattagtaaagttttcgaaaatcatgaagtaaagataagaaacagatttttaaaatcaatttttaaaaattttcgaaaataataataaaaaattgaaaaagatttgatttttgaaaaagttttgaaaagataggatttttaaaattgaaatcttgacttgactaacaagaaacaacttattttaaaattttttgactaagtcaacccaaagatttcgaaatttatgagtaaaataaggaaaagatattttttaaattttttttattttttaatgatgagagagaaaaacacaaaaatgactcacaacatgaaaattatgaatcaaaacacatgatgcatgcaagaacactatgaatgtcaagatgaacaccaagaatattatgaagatcaagatgaacatcaagacttatttttgaaaaattttcaagaaaagaaaaacatgcaaaacaccaaacttagaaatttttcatgtttagacactatgaattcaaaaatgcatatgaaaaacaacaaaagacacaaaacaagaaaatatgaagatcaaacaagaagacttaccaagatcaacttgaagatcatgaagaacaccatgcatgaatttttcgaaaaaaatgcataaatttttttaaaaacatgtaattgacaccaaacttaaaaattgacactagactcaaacaagaaacacaaaaatatttctttttcgaaatttttttttgaaaaacgaaaacaaagaaaaaaattgttttgaaaaatttttgaaaactttttgaaaagaaaattacctaatctgagcaacaagatgaaccgtcagttgttcaaactcgaacaatccccggcaacggcaccaaaaacttggtgtacgaaattgtgataatcaacaatggtgccaaagatttggagctctcaaacgtgaatcacacttttttacaacttcgcacaactaaccagcaagtgcactgggtcgtccaagtaataccttacgtgaataagggtcgatcccacggagattgttggtatgaagcaagctatggtcatcttgtaaatctcagtcaagcggattctaatggttataatggttttcgaatataaagataaataaagcatagaatagagatagagatacttatgtaattcattggtgggaatttcagataagcgcatggagatattgtgttccttctgaatctctgctttcgtACTGCTTTCATCccatcattcttactcctttccatggcaagctgtatgttgggtttcaccagcgtcaatggctacctcccgtcctctcagtgaaaatggtccaaatgctttgtcactgcacggctaatcatctgtcggttcacgatcatgtcggaatagaatccagtgattcttttgcgtcttcagaataaattatccactcatcacgcCACatggatttgatcaaccctcttggcaacaacctcctccaATGTGTAGCGAGCAACAACCAtcctatgatgcatatcaagacAATGGTTATGGTGGACTGACGATAGGATTTCtctcggtaaagaaattcacaaatataatcacgttgtaagtatagcttctaaactaacagagaatcctttcgtacaaaagttttgtttgtcacttaagcaaacccaataaaaataaataaccgaagtattcaaatctcAGGTCATCTTCTCagggaattgcagggaggtgttcttattattggttatggaaaacagtatAATTTTGGGTGTTTTAAAATAAGGAACAGGttatttaaatggcaaggaaaataaattaataattaagaaaactcttggcaaggtatgagaactggaattcctatcctagttatccttatcaggtgtgatgaaattgggttttaatcccacttggtcaacctttactaaacaaaggaaggtcaagtggactaattagctTGATCCTCAAGACCTAATCAATCCTTATGGAAGGACTAGCTTTAGAGTGATCCAGATCAATCAGTAATTCCAATTTTAATCAACAGCtaagtttgataactcaagtgtctccaattaatcaaccaaagctaagaatgtaaaaagctaaataaaatcatagatctgaaatacctcaaatttcattaataaaagaaaatcaatccaaacataaagagttcataaaccaaattgagaaaataagtaaaaggaacattgaacctaaaaattgagaagaagaaatcctaattcctttaagaggaatcctaatcctaaatcctaagagagaggagaacctctctctctctctaaaaactacatctaaaacctaaaattattaattatgaatgttGTATCAGTTGTCCTATTGATGAATGGATGGattccccactttatagcctccaATCTGTGCTTCTGgacttggatctgggccaaaagaTGGTTCAGAAATCGTTAGGAgtgttttctgcaatttctgcacgtggcgtctgttacgcgtacgcgtgcatcatGCGTTCGCGTCATATGGAGTTTTGCTCTTCCGCGCGTCCGTGTCAATCACGTGTCTACGTCAATTGCGTTCTGCTCAAGTCATGTGTCCATGTCATCCATGCATTCGCGTCGCTGCTTTTTGCGCTAAGCACGCGTCTGCATggtccacgcgtttgcgtcacTGCTTTTTCTTCAGAACTCTActtttgtgctttccttccaatTTTGTATGTCTCCTTTTtgtcctctaagtcattcctgccctatgaaacctgaaaatacttaacacacaaattacggcatcgaatggtaataaaggataattaaatttaatatttttaaagcataggaaacatgttttcacatatatcataaaatgaggaagaaatagtaaaaccttgcaatttacatgaataagtgggtgaagatttgataaaaacactcaatttaagcacaagatgaCTCATAAAATAGGGGTTTATCATGGACCTTTTCGTGACATTCAACGGCCACCAtacgcctatgaaccccctcctcaacatagctttgaaccaccatacttaCAAGCCCTCTACTACCAAACACCCTCATATGATCCTaacccttatccaccataccaaccaccctaTGAACCATGTGAGCCATACATAGAACTACCCTGATTCAAACCCAAtcactcccaagaaccaccatctccataAGCACTCTCCCCATATCCATCATTCCACGAGCTATATGATCCTAATTAtgttatccaagaggaacaagagtcaagggatcgtctcGAGGAAACACTGGATcgatttcatgcaacccttcatcaattggagcGAGTAGTAGGTAATTTAGACTCCTTGTGCTTTGACATTCAAAGTACttccatggctacatgtggagaatcaataaaagagcatagcatgaaagagacactagaaactccagtggacaatgAGAAACGCGACTTTGTgttggaacaagtagaggaagccGTAATAGTTGAAGAGGAGGaggtggttgaagacttaggagacgctaaacctccatgggaatctaGAATTGTAGAGTATTCCTCCAAGAAGCTTGACATTGATGTTAAGGAAGCTAGTGCAAAACCTCCATGGCATATTCCCTACGGAGAATTGGATGGAATAGGTCAAaaagtgagttcccttggtAAAGACAATCGTGAATCAAGTCTTCCTGGTGATGAATCCACACCCACAAATGAACTCATTGAATATGAAGATCCTTCTTCGATTGAATCTGAGAACGATGTGGAAGTGGAAGTCCCTCAAAAAGGATGGACGGGAGTTGAACATGTGTCATCAAGGTCGTTAGCAACTTCTCTACCTAGGTTACCATCTATTTTCTTTACAACcccacttgagtatggtatTCTTGAAAccgatggtcaacttaggaagCTTTGTGGCATTAAGCATAAGAGAAGGATGTTTAGTAGTTGGAGTTGCAAATCAAGACTCATCAAAGCTGCGACTTCAAGAGTTAGGTCCAAAGGTGGGACTAGTGATCAATTGGTGGGATCTAAGAGAAGAATTTGGTATTACATTGAGAATTCGAATTGCTTGCCACCTGAGTGGAATACTGATGATCTACTTAAAGACGGGTGTAAAAACAGGATTTGGGATCCCGGCATACAaaaggatcaactttgggagttCAAGGCTTGTGAAGGACTTCATCAAGGCTTGGTAAATTCACTGGGAAATGTCgtagcttattggaagtccaagtgatggtggggattcctggacgagttcaagcacaagccaccatgacaaggagctcatcaaatgtccaacttaaggacaataactaaaagtgctaggtgggagacaacccaccatggtatgatctttCAATTTTGCTAATAGTTCTCTGTTACTTTCGTCAGTATTAAGTCCTACATAAATACATTTAGTCTGCACTCTgcatatattaaaaaaatgagaaagggCAACCCACGCGTGCGCGGGAGCCACACGTGGGCATCGACGAAATCTCTGCTCTTCCATCCAACAAACAGAAAGTTGTAATGGAATCGTGCGGCTGGTGTGCTAGAGGAACAATTAAACCCGTGCGCCCACGTCCCTGACGCGCACACGCCCATTGAACTTTTGGCaagacgcgcacgcgtcacacGTACATTTTGTCCCCTTCAATCTAAACAAAGAGTTGCGTGAAAACGATGATAGAAGCGTGCGTTTAGCACAAAGTCAATCCCCACGGATGCGTACATTACGTGTACGCGCCCCTGCATATATCTCCACCCACAGGTAGGGACACCTCACGCTTCTGTGTCCCTCCATCCCTTCgccacccacgcgtgcgcgcagaACGCGTACGCACGGATTTGAATTCCATAACCCCCAGGGACGCGAGAACCGTCCCATTCGCGTGCCCTAACCCCCCAACTCTCCCTCATCGTTCCACTTCCCTCTCATCACTCCAAACCTCCATTGCCACCCCCCTCCAGTTCTGTAACTGCCACGCCCGCCACCACTCCGTCCACCTGAACGCCGCCACCGCGCCGCCCTTCTCCcctccttcttcttcccttccccttctctctttctttcccCCTCTGCCTCTGCCGTTCCCGCCGCGCCGCACTGCCGCCGGTGACCCCATCCCCACCACTGTCCCCTCCTTCCTTTTCCCCCATTCTTCGCCCAATCCTCCTTCGTTCCTCTTCCTTACCGCCTCTGCCCGCATTGCCTGTGCCACCCTCTACTCCGCCGCGAAGCCCACCGCCGCCTCCGTTCCTGGGTGGCATTGTAGCCCCTTATCTTCCCCAAATCCCCCCTTCCAGTTCTCTCTTCT
This window contains:
- the LOC130975183 gene encoding uncharacterized protein LOC130975183 yields the protein MPPRNGGGGGLRGGVEGGTGNAGRGGKEEERRRIGRRMGEKEGGDSGGDGVTGGSAARRERQRQRGKEREKGKGRRRRGEGRRGGGVQVDGVVAGVAVTELEGGGNGGLE